A genomic window from Candidatus Pelagisphaera phototrophica includes:
- a CDS encoding KpsF/GutQ family sugar-phosphate isomerase, translated as MDTEEIIAKGRRCINIEAEALAKTSAQLDSAFAQVAATVIDSLSDGQKLIFSGIGKSAHIARKLVGTFNSIGAPSTFLDPVNALHGDMGLCRKGDALFAFSNSGETEELLRLVPILKRFEVRTVAVTSMSDASLSKLCDQRLIYCADKEACPLDLAPTASSTASMAIGDALAMVILEWRAFSREDFVQFHPGGSIGKSLAASVDSIMRPTGQFAISSDEATCKECLQHMTNPNSGCIALTDENGKLSGIFTDGDIRRLVLEDADFLGKSVSSFMTQAPITINSGSLAVEALRIFENRKIDDLIVVDADFKPIGVIDGQDLTKVKMV; from the coding sequence ATGGATACTGAAGAAATAATTGCTAAAGGCCGGCGTTGCATTAATATTGAGGCCGAGGCTCTGGCGAAAACTAGCGCTCAACTTGACTCAGCGTTCGCTCAAGTCGCAGCGACTGTGATCGATTCCCTTAGTGATGGGCAAAAGCTCATTTTTTCCGGAATCGGGAAGAGTGCCCATATTGCCCGAAAACTGGTCGGAACATTCAACAGCATTGGCGCGCCCTCCACATTTCTAGATCCTGTAAACGCTCTCCACGGCGATATGGGCTTGTGCCGCAAAGGGGACGCTCTTTTTGCGTTTAGCAACAGCGGCGAGACCGAAGAGCTCCTTCGACTCGTACCTATTCTCAAACGATTCGAAGTCCGAACGGTTGCCGTGACTTCTATGTCGGACGCCTCCCTCTCGAAGCTTTGCGACCAGCGCTTGATCTACTGCGCAGACAAGGAGGCCTGTCCGCTGGATCTTGCTCCCACTGCGAGCTCAACCGCATCTATGGCTATCGGAGACGCCCTCGCCATGGTGATTTTAGAATGGCGAGCCTTCAGTCGAGAGGATTTCGTGCAGTTTCATCCCGGGGGAAGCATCGGCAAATCTCTGGCCGCAAGCGTTGATTCAATCATGCGTCCGACTGGGCAATTCGCGATTTCAAGCGACGAGGCGACCTGCAAGGAATGTCTCCAGCATATGACAAATCCCAACAGCGGATGCATCGCCCTTACAGACGAGAACGGCAAGCTGAGTGGGATCTTCACCGACGGAGACATTCGAAGGCTCGTTCTCGAGGATGCCGACTTCCTAGGGAAATCAGTATCCAGTTTCATGACACAAGCTCCGATTACTATCAACTCTGGTTCGCTGGCCGTTGAGGCCCTGCGGATCTTCGAAAATCGGAAGATTGACGACCTAATTGTCGTTGACGCAGATTTCAAACCCATCGGAGTCATCGACGGACAGGATTTGACAAAGGTAAAGATGGTCTGA
- a CDS encoding polyprenyl synthetase family protein, with amino-acid sequence MSQASQTPILGESKLLSGLFQMLDPHLSTLDSFLLRQVSSFEEEIREYVEYCIDTGGKRIRPSLIFFSGWQGEGVVDQRLVKLAAVIETIHLATLVHDDIMDEADIRRSRLTVAKKDGNATAVLLGDALFSHAVYLATQFPTSEVSEKVAIAMRNVCTGEILQTMQRGDPDIDLATYRRVIDLKTAELFSVACFLGARLAERDQPYVEAAGNFGRHLGIAYQIYDDLTDLIGSEEKIGKTLGTDIATGKATLPVILLRDRLPPAEATLLRDTLAGKNEADISMWQSKLAELGVIDIVRKAIFREVQLARGAITSYAGNEDADLLYTITELLWNQVEALQSNRTRS; translated from the coding sequence ATGAGCCAAGCTTCCCAAACGCCGATTCTAGGTGAGTCAAAGCTGCTTTCCGGGCTGTTTCAAATGCTCGACCCCCACTTGTCGACTCTCGACTCGTTTCTCTTGCGGCAAGTCAGCAGTTTCGAGGAGGAAATTCGGGAATACGTAGAATATTGCATCGACACAGGTGGTAAACGTATTCGGCCGTCCCTAATTTTCTTTAGCGGATGGCAAGGGGAAGGCGTTGTTGATCAGAGACTAGTGAAACTTGCTGCGGTTATTGAAACTATCCACCTTGCGACCCTCGTGCACGACGATATTATGGATGAGGCTGACATTCGCCGCAGCCGTCTCACCGTCGCGAAAAAAGATGGAAACGCCACGGCTGTGCTCCTCGGAGATGCCCTTTTCTCGCACGCAGTATACCTTGCAACCCAATTTCCAACTTCAGAAGTCAGTGAGAAGGTGGCCATCGCCATGCGAAACGTCTGTACGGGGGAAATCCTCCAAACAATGCAAAGAGGCGATCCTGATATTGATCTAGCTACTTATCGAAGGGTCATAGATCTAAAAACCGCAGAACTCTTCAGCGTTGCCTGCTTTCTCGGAGCTCGTCTGGCCGAAAGAGATCAACCTTATGTCGAGGCTGCCGGGAATTTTGGACGGCACTTAGGGATCGCCTATCAGATATACGATGACCTTACCGACCTGATAGGATCAGAAGAGAAAATCGGAAAAACGCTGGGCACTGATATCGCAACCGGCAAGGCGACACTTCCTGTCATCTTGCTCCGCGATCGCCTTCCGCCAGCAGAAGCCACCCTGCTGAGGGACACGCTGGCAGGTAAAAACGAGGCCGACATCTCAATGTGGCAATCCAAGCTTGCCGAATTAGGTGTAATAGACATCGTTCGAAAAGCCATTTTCCGCGAAGTTCAGCTCGCCCGGGGAGCAATTACTTCCTATGCCGGTAACGAAGATGCGGATCTTCTGTACACGATTACCGAACTCTTATGGAACCAGGTAGAAGCCCTCCAGTCAAATCGGACAAGATCCTAA
- a CDS encoding sigma-70 family RNA polymerase sigma factor, whose product MSVTKTITKPLVSSPARRLEADEDLVIVRKIQAGDVDAFDSLIFKYRERVYSVIYNLTSNREDASDLTQETFIKAFQSINRFKGKSSFFTWLYRIALNTSLTHLRKNKLRRFFSFEKMVEEDHTEGFIENLKTESDSDKAALMTELQERLNDAFQKLSVKHRTVITLFEIDGLSHKEIADIVGTSIGTVRSRLHYAKQFLQGELEDYIR is encoded by the coding sequence ATGAGTGTAACCAAAACCATCACTAAGCCGCTCGTTTCTTCGCCTGCGCGGCGATTGGAAGCAGATGAGGATCTCGTTATCGTACGAAAGATCCAGGCCGGTGACGTAGACGCATTCGACTCATTGATTTTCAAGTACCGAGAACGGGTTTACTCGGTGATCTACAATTTGACATCCAATCGGGAGGATGCCTCTGACCTTACCCAAGAGACTTTTATCAAAGCGTTTCAATCGATCAACCGCTTCAAGGGGAAATCTAGTTTTTTCACTTGGCTCTACCGAATCGCGTTAAACACTTCGCTCACCCACCTCCGAAAAAACAAGCTGCGACGCTTTTTCAGCTTCGAAAAAATGGTCGAGGAGGATCATACGGAAGGATTCATTGAAAATTTGAAGACTGAGTCCGACTCGGACAAAGCAGCCTTGATGACCGAACTCCAGGAAAGGCTGAACGACGCTTTCCAAAAATTGTCGGTCAAACACAGAACCGTGATCACCCTGTTTGAGATTGACGGCCTGAGTCACAAGGAAATCGCTGACATCGTTGGGACGTCCATTGGCACTGTTAGATCCCGTCTCCACTACGCTAAACAATTCCTTCAAGGCGAGTTGGAGGACTACATTCGTTGA
- a CDS encoding S1C family serine protease: protein MFIRLLKRAPMEARASVVILATSLLVSSQVAYGQSRGSVLDLQKAVQGIYQDRKNAVVRVKVATETLSENNEPKVVLRVFSGFFISEKGQVLTSYLPTDNATRVWIEKGGISFLADIVGSDARTNVALLQVINLPDSFDYIELIEDKESLEIGALAFSVTSPLDFSPTPKFGLVTGYESHFAEVVFPLTYTRLSISIGPAEGGSPAFDADNELIGIVIATLPEVDSSYIIPTKALARIVSHLTQHQKVRYGLLPIEFEEKPDTYNIGKRVLVKSIVPGSPAERSGLQPGDEILNLEGSQIADLNDLRDSIFFKDPGDFLLFTIKRDQKELDFAILLEPEEDHIAEGNTVGSSNN from the coding sequence ATGTTCATTCGGCTACTCAAACGTGCCCCTATGGAGGCACGAGCTTCAGTCGTAATTCTTGCCACCAGCCTGCTTGTAAGCTCTCAGGTCGCCTACGGTCAAAGCAGGGGTAGCGTGCTCGATCTGCAGAAAGCGGTCCAGGGAATTTACCAGGATCGCAAAAACGCCGTCGTTCGGGTAAAGGTTGCCACCGAGACCCTCTCTGAGAACAACGAGCCAAAAGTCGTACTTAGAGTGTTTTCCGGTTTCTTTATCAGCGAGAAAGGACAAGTGCTGACAAGCTATCTTCCCACTGACAACGCTACCCGAGTTTGGATTGAAAAGGGTGGCATATCATTTCTCGCGGATATTGTCGGATCAGACGCCCGTACGAATGTGGCTCTCCTGCAGGTGATTAATTTGCCCGATTCCTTCGATTACATCGAACTAATCGAAGACAAGGAAAGCCTCGAAATCGGAGCTCTGGCGTTTTCCGTAACAAGCCCACTCGACTTCAGTCCTACTCCTAAATTTGGGCTCGTCACCGGTTACGAGAGCCACTTTGCTGAAGTAGTCTTTCCCCTGACCTATACTCGCCTCAGCATTTCTATCGGACCTGCCGAGGGTGGATCGCCCGCTTTCGATGCTGATAACGAACTTATCGGTATTGTTATAGCCACTTTACCCGAAGTGGATTCATCATACATAATCCCAACCAAGGCTCTAGCAAGAATTGTCTCTCACCTTACACAGCATCAGAAAGTCAGATACGGCTTACTGCCTATCGAGTTTGAGGAGAAACCAGACACCTACAATATTGGGAAACGCGTCCTGGTTAAGTCCATCGTTCCGGGAAGCCCTGCAGAACGAAGCGGTCTTCAGCCAGGGGATGAAATACTGAACCTCGAGGGATCGCAAATTGCGGATCTAAACGACTTGCGTGACAGTATTTTCTTCAAAGACCCGGGCGATTTCCTCCTTTTCACAATCAAGCGAGACCAGAAGGAACTCGATTTTGCTATTTTGCTCGAGCCTGAAGAGGACCACATCGCAGAAGGCAATACAGTCGGTTCATCAAACAACTAG
- a CDS encoding secondary thiamine-phosphate synthase enzyme YjbQ yields the protein MKIQHTEFHIETNGQGTYEISDKVRNALRSSGLGNGTLNVFCRHTSCSLVLMENADPSARHDLENYLNRLVPDNNPHFTHTYEGPDDMPSHIKTALTRSSESIPFVNGSLLLGTWQGLFLWEHRIQMHTRHLVVSIVGE from the coding sequence ATGAAGATCCAGCATACCGAGTTTCATATCGAAACCAACGGCCAAGGAACTTACGAAATTTCCGACAAAGTAAGAAACGCTCTTAGATCATCCGGTCTGGGGAATGGCACCCTTAACGTCTTCTGTCGCCACACCAGCTGTAGCCTTGTCCTAATGGAGAATGCCGATCCTTCCGCCCGCCACGATCTTGAAAACTATCTAAACCGTCTTGTGCCCGACAACAACCCCCACTTTACTCATACATACGAAGGGCCGGACGACATGCCCAGTCATATCAAAACCGCCCTCACCCGGAGTTCAGAGTCAATCCCCTTTGTTAACGGGAGCCTCCTTTTGGGAACCTGGCAAGGACTCTTTCTCTGGGAACACCGCATACAAATGCATACTCGCCATCTGGTCGTTTCCATTGTCGGCGAGTAG
- a CDS encoding type II secretion system protein GspD: MNTAKRLMFGTILFGCLQIAAYGQNDQSDVSTDSPRESDVGRQFDYSTPRFEESSPSTDTGRGLSTSPLNRELLLGDTDMISVDFPNAEIRTVLRNVADLYMLNIVIPEGLQGTTSIKLRDVSWKQIFSVVLETTEYTYIEEGNIIQIISNDTLNFEPPITDIFMLNYAEASDIAATVANMIDAEKGGRVQIDARTNSLIVTERQSRMSTIRQVIERLDKPTLQVMIETRFVEVTNQDVSKIGVKWNSLEEFEVKAGGISRGYSNLDTRLGNNTRGTENTIGDNFGEVDLSVDDASISSVPESRSGQFVNNLTGQTLLDASTASDTNLQQSAIRNLTDLVHGGDLQRTTNAIFSISQIGYIFSALKTQGNSRLVSHPTVVTLNNQEAEISIGEQFPIPNYQYNEERGSFEVAGFDYKDIGVILKVKPSVNNEGLITLKVNPEVSSRTGEREFGGASGASIPIISTRRTETIISLKDGYTMGLGGLLQASSIEEERKVPLLQKIPGLGAVFRNKEKDGQKMNLLIFITAKILSSGDSDFEDVFSQAQMEDVGLDPDEI, translated from the coding sequence ATGAACACTGCAAAACGATTAATGTTTGGCACTATACTCTTCGGATGCCTGCAAATCGCGGCATACGGACAGAACGACCAGTCGGACGTTAGTACGGATTCTCCTAGGGAATCTGACGTTGGTAGGCAATTCGACTACTCCACCCCGAGGTTTGAAGAGTCGAGTCCAAGCACGGATACCGGGAGAGGTTTGAGTACGTCCCCATTGAATAGGGAACTTTTGTTGGGTGATACCGATATGATTTCGGTCGACTTTCCAAACGCGGAAATTAGAACAGTTCTACGTAACGTAGCTGATCTCTATATGCTCAACATTGTTATTCCTGAGGGTCTACAAGGGACGACTTCCATTAAGTTACGCGATGTGTCCTGGAAGCAGATTTTCTCAGTAGTCTTGGAGACCACAGAGTACACCTATATAGAGGAAGGGAACATTATTCAGATTATCTCTAACGATACTTTGAATTTTGAGCCTCCAATTACAGATATTTTCATGCTCAACTATGCGGAAGCCAGCGATATTGCGGCTACCGTTGCCAACATGATTGATGCTGAAAAGGGTGGGCGTGTGCAAATAGATGCTAGAACAAATAGTCTGATTGTCACGGAAAGACAATCACGCATGTCAACGATCCGCCAAGTGATTGAGAGACTGGACAAGCCAACGCTGCAAGTAATGATCGAAACCCGATTTGTGGAAGTCACAAATCAGGACGTTTCCAAAATCGGTGTAAAGTGGAATAGCTTGGAAGAGTTCGAAGTCAAAGCTGGAGGAATATCACGTGGATACTCTAACTTAGATACTCGGCTTGGAAACAACACTCGAGGCACTGAGAACACCATAGGAGACAATTTCGGTGAAGTAGATCTTTCAGTTGACGATGCCTCGATTTCGAGTGTGCCGGAATCGCGCAGCGGTCAATTCGTCAATAATTTAACGGGTCAAACTTTGCTAGATGCCTCAACTGCCTCGGACACCAACCTTCAGCAAAGTGCCATTCGCAATTTGACCGATCTTGTTCACGGAGGAGATTTGCAGAGGACGACAAACGCGATTTTCAGTATTAGTCAAATCGGCTACATTTTCAGTGCGCTGAAAACGCAGGGAAACAGTCGCTTGGTATCGCATCCAACCGTGGTAACTCTAAACAACCAGGAAGCTGAAATCTCAATCGGCGAGCAGTTCCCTATTCCGAACTACCAATATAATGAAGAACGTGGATCTTTCGAGGTGGCGGGGTTTGATTACAAAGACATCGGTGTGATTCTCAAAGTTAAGCCTTCGGTCAATAATGAGGGTCTTATTACGCTGAAAGTTAACCCTGAAGTAAGTAGCCGCACCGGTGAGCGTGAGTTCGGTGGAGCAAGTGGAGCAAGTATTCCAATTATCTCTACGCGCCGTACAGAAACTATAATATCACTGAAAGATGGATACACTATGGGTCTAGGTGGATTGTTGCAAGCAAGCTCGATTGAAGAAGAAAGGAAGGTGCCTTTGTTGCAAAAGATTCCAGGTCTAGGAGCGGTTTTCCGTAACAAGGAAAAAGATGGCCAGAAGATGAACCTCCTCATCTTTATCACTGCCAAAATTCTTTCTAGTGGAGATTCTGATTTTGAAGATGTCTTCTCCCAGGCGCAAATGGAAGATGTGGGTTTAGACCCAGACGAAATATGA
- a CDS encoding AURKAIP1/COX24 domain-containing protein encodes MGNLKKKRRLKMSKHKRRKRLKSNRHKKKAW; translated from the coding sequence ATGGGTAATCTAAAGAAAAAACGTCGTCTTAAGATGTCGAAGCACAAACGCCGCAAGCGTTTGAAGTCGAATCGTCATAAGAAGAAGGCTTGGTAG
- a CDS encoding pseudouridine synthase: MPDTAPFISFPERYLGERSVKFPLLVDHPGYFAINKTAGLACFRHEWNAGKPDLSMALRRELLNEKPQLKALGLEGLFRVFKLDAELSGVLLYAKTEEWEEKLRNAFGSRQIVFRYHFLASTEFEERVLICDLPIAAHSNGKQMLVSHKTGKKCETRFQYLRSFGRYQLWEAKTRDMRVHQVRIHAAERGLNIVGEAEYAKGDRIFLSMIKKGFRRGNSPENPIYDALCVHLVSVEFEILDEPCPRAQAPLPKGFKTLLKRLDQFKGPRG; encoded by the coding sequence ATGCCCGACACCGCTCCATTTATTTCCTTCCCAGAACGCTACTTGGGCGAGCGATCAGTCAAGTTCCCGTTGCTCGTAGATCATCCGGGTTACTTCGCTATTAACAAGACAGCAGGGCTTGCCTGTTTTAGACATGAGTGGAATGCAGGTAAGCCGGATTTATCAATGGCTTTGCGGAGGGAGCTCCTCAATGAGAAGCCTCAGTTGAAAGCCTTGGGATTAGAAGGTCTTTTTCGCGTATTCAAACTCGATGCGGAATTGAGCGGGGTTCTCCTTTACGCTAAAACTGAGGAGTGGGAGGAGAAGCTGAGAAACGCCTTTGGTTCGCGCCAGATCGTTTTTCGCTACCACTTTCTTGCGAGTACGGAATTCGAGGAACGCGTACTCATTTGTGATTTGCCTATTGCCGCTCACTCAAATGGGAAGCAGATGCTCGTTTCCCACAAGACTGGGAAAAAGTGCGAAACCCGCTTTCAGTACTTGAGAAGCTTCGGGCGTTACCAGCTTTGGGAGGCGAAGACCCGAGACATGCGAGTGCATCAGGTACGAATCCATGCTGCAGAGAGAGGTCTGAACATCGTGGGAGAAGCGGAATACGCGAAAGGCGACCGCATTTTTCTGTCGATGATTAAGAAGGGTTTTCGGCGGGGGAATTCGCCGGAAAACCCGATCTACGATGCACTTTGCGTTCATCTTGTTTCCGTTGAGTTTGAAATTCTGGACGAACCCTGTCCGAGGGCTCAGGCTCCGCTGCCGAAGGGATTCAAAACGCTCTTGAAAAGACTGGATCAATTCAAGGGTCCTCGAGGTTAA
- the rpsT gene encoding 30S ribosomal protein S20, protein MANTKSAQKNNRKTIARTLRNRARKTRLKTLAKKVQTLAESGDKEGLKAAATDYISAMDKAAKTNLVHRNKASRTKASMAKLLVA, encoded by the coding sequence ATGGCAAATACCAAGTCAGCACAGAAGAACAACCGTAAGACGATCGCTCGTACGCTGCGCAATCGTGCACGCAAGACCCGTCTAAAAACGTTGGCTAAGAAGGTTCAGACGCTCGCGGAGTCCGGCGACAAGGAAGGGCTCAAGGCGGCGGCTACTGACTATATATCGGCCATGGACAAAGCGGCAAAGACGAATCTAGTTCATCGCAACAAAGCGAGCCGCACTAAGGCATCGATGGCGAAGTTGCTCGTGGCTTAG
- a CDS encoding DUF7305 domain-containing protein has product MKVAGNGDFAGVLYAHNADLEIKGNGNVSGAAVGENITLTGNAAFHYDLNLKNLDSDGSYADQ; this is encoded by the coding sequence ATTAAGGTGGCGGGCAACGGGGATTTTGCCGGCGTTCTCTACGCTCATAATGCTGATCTAGAGATTAAGGGGAACGGAAACGTTTCGGGAGCCGCGGTGGGTGAAAACATTACTTTAACCGGAAACGCGGCGTTTCACTATGATTTGAACTTGAAGAACCTGGACAGCGATGGGTCCTATGCGGATCAGTAG
- a CDS encoding zinc ribbon domain-containing protein, producing MATDCTTSLLILQDRDMNLQRIERDLAHLPVEKASTQKKKADLEAEIAAGKQLVKELEVRGKMIETEMGDVEQQLLKYKNQQLLVKKNDEYQALTHEIELTQSKISDLEEKEIELLYGLDEARKKQGEDEAVCREKIEAEKRFLGRLDEKEANLKSEIDAARQALAEVEASIEKPMLSVYRRVSRGLKFPIIVAQKDAKCQGCHMRVSSSVEVEVMKGNEITTCDNCGRILYFDA from the coding sequence ATGGCCACAGATTGCACTACTAGCCTGCTGATCCTCCAGGATCGGGACATGAATTTGCAGCGGATCGAACGCGATTTGGCCCATTTGCCGGTTGAAAAAGCGTCGACACAGAAAAAGAAAGCAGATCTTGAAGCTGAGATCGCGGCGGGAAAGCAACTTGTCAAGGAGCTGGAAGTCCGTGGGAAGATGATCGAAACGGAGATGGGCGATGTTGAACAACAGTTGCTTAAGTACAAAAACCAGCAACTGCTTGTTAAAAAGAACGATGAGTACCAGGCTCTGACTCATGAAATCGAGCTGACTCAGTCAAAGATATCCGATCTTGAGGAAAAAGAAATCGAACTCCTGTACGGGCTGGATGAGGCACGTAAGAAGCAAGGGGAAGATGAAGCGGTTTGCCGCGAGAAGATTGAAGCGGAAAAGCGGTTTTTAGGCCGATTGGATGAAAAAGAGGCGAATTTAAAGAGCGAGATCGATGCGGCAAGGCAAGCGCTGGCTGAGGTTGAAGCAAGTATTGAAAAGCCAATGCTCTCCGTATACCGGCGTGTCTCTAGAGGCTTGAAATTTCCCATCATCGTCGCTCAAAAAGACGCCAAGTGCCAGGGTTGTCACATGCGGGTTTCTTCTTCGGTTGAGGTTGAGGTGATGAAGGGTAACGAAATTACCACTTGCGACAATTGCGGACGCATCCTTTATTTCGACGCCTAG
- a CDS encoding RrF2 family transcriptional regulator, with the protein MTVKLEYACRALVQLAKRYEGSGVSSIEELANVEKIPAKYLAQILSELRNGGLVESRRGKQGGYLLARTPVQISISDVIFLIESEMFSESSRVSGDSGEAVAKAWAEIQERFEESVRSITLADLAVRENQEMYYI; encoded by the coding sequence ATGACCGTGAAACTAGAATACGCGTGCCGCGCCTTGGTCCAGTTAGCGAAGCGGTATGAAGGTTCTGGCGTTTCCAGTATCGAGGAGCTGGCCAATGTGGAAAAAATCCCGGCGAAATACCTCGCCCAAATATTGAGTGAACTTCGTAACGGAGGACTCGTTGAGAGTCGGAGGGGGAAGCAAGGAGGCTATTTGCTCGCGAGAACCCCAGTCCAAATTTCTATCTCCGACGTGATTTTTTTGATTGAGAGCGAAATGTTTTCGGAGTCTTCGAGGGTTTCGGGGGATTCGGGAGAAGCGGTTGCGAAGGCGTGGGCTGAAATTCAGGAGCGTTTTGAAGAGAGTGTGCGTTCGATCACTTTGGCGGACCTTGCCGTGCGTGAAAATCAGGAGATGTATTACATTTAG